DNA from Ziziphus jujuba cultivar Dongzao chromosome 2, ASM3175591v1:
CTCCGGCATTCCCACCATTGATATATCTCCTTTCTTAAAAGAAGGTGTTGATGAAGATGGAAAGAAGAAGATCAAAGAGGTTATAAGCGAAGCTTGTTGTCAGTATGGATTTTTTCAAATAGCTAACCATGGTGTGCCACTTGATTTGATGATGCAAGCCCTTGAGCTATCCAAGACCTTCTTTGAGTACCCAGATGATGAAAAGCTCAAGGCTAGTCCTGGATCTTCTGCACCTCTTCCGGCTGGTTATAGCCGCCAGCCTGAACACTCGCCAGATAAGAATGAGTACTTGTTGATGTTTCCTCCGGATTCTAATTTCAATATCTACCCTCAAAACCCACCTGAATTTcggtatttattattattatttttatgatctTTCATTATTCTTGAACATTTTATGAATtgaaagggatttttttttttttttttttttggatcaatgCTCCCTAATTATAACCATATTGTTTCTTTGGAATAGTCcattaatttcttaaataatgATATTTGGATTTCGAATTCCCAtgctataaatattttaaaaaaaaaaaaaaaagggtaaaggcaattgcaaatttgtaaaatgataaAGGATTTCTTTTTAAGAAATGCATACTCTTCACATGCAATTTTCCAtccaataataatttttttttatgttgtaaggactaaaatatttttattagtaaatAATTGTAGAAATTCAATTAGTCtgaattaaaagaaacaaatataatataattactcCTGGTAACCCATTTTTGAGAATTGTGTTTGTTAGGGGAGTATTGGAAGAGATATTCTTGCATTTAACGAAGGTTGGTATTCTTTTGGAGAGCATATTGAATGAGTGCTTGGGATTTCCTGCAAACTTCCTGAAAGAATACAATGATGATAGAAGCTGGGA
Protein-coding regions in this window:
- the LOC107419281 gene encoding flavonol synthase/flavanone 3-hydroxylase; amino-acid sequence: MGCSGIPTIDISPFLKEGVDEDGKKKIKEVISEACCQYGFFQIANHGVPLDLMMQALELSKTFFEYPDDEKLKASPGSSAPLPAGYSRQPEHSPDKNEYLLMFPPDSNFNIYPQNPPEFRGVLEEIFLHLTKVGILLESILNECLGFPANFLKEYNDDRSWDFMVALRYFPATENENNGILEHEDGNCITFVFQDDVGGLQVRKNNEWIPVTPIPSTIVVNLGDVFQVLSNNKFKSATHRVVRAKGRSRHSYAFFYNLHGEKWVEPLPQFSKDIGEPPKYKKFQFKEYQQLRMRNKTHPPSKPEDVINITHYAITP